A single window of uncultured Methanospirillum sp. DNA harbors:
- a CDS encoding methyltransferase domain-containing protein codes for MGQCHPGRIKPPSLMDQTFGDGYHQIDVLISGFRRYRILLWALESGITDILYKEGQMDSELLSSRLGFRPDLALVWIDALVESGLLERTENVLRLPSALMPYIVRESPLYQGDSIRMASEGIWKEGVDLFRIGADSKGPARKMSPEFLRVVCQHSMRGELPDITKNLCQRKEFSSARRLLDIGGGHGMYSISFCQQNPFLSAIILDRPSITPFTEEMVEQYGMTDRISVVAGDMHTDIPGSGYDIVFVSHILYHCTDIPTLLRNIIKKMNPGGLFVSNHKFADDWIIPENDTTSALDMMVTRDHHRMISDEEFTSYLESAGLSDITSTRVRASTGFSRLHLGMRVHQ; via the coding sequence ATGGGTCAATGCCATCCTGGAAGGATAAAACCTCCTTCCCTTATGGATCAGACCTTTGGTGATGGGTATCACCAGATTGACGTGCTTATCTCAGGGTTCAGAAGATACCGAATCCTGCTCTGGGCACTTGAATCAGGTATAACGGATATCCTGTATAAGGAAGGTCAGATGGATTCGGAACTCCTGTCTTCAAGGCTCGGGTTCCGGCCGGACCTTGCACTGGTATGGATAGATGCACTCGTAGAGTCCGGGCTGTTAGAACGAACCGAGAATGTTCTCCGGTTGCCTTCTGCTCTTATGCCATACATTGTCCGGGAGAGTCCACTATATCAGGGGGATTCTATTAGAATGGCATCAGAGGGGATCTGGAAAGAAGGTGTTGATCTATTCAGAATTGGAGCAGACTCGAAAGGGCCGGCCAGAAAGATGAGTCCTGAATTTCTCAGGGTAGTCTGTCAGCATAGCATGAGAGGAGAACTGCCTGATATCACAAAGAACCTGTGTCAGAGAAAGGAGTTCTCATCAGCCCGTCGTCTCCTTGACATTGGCGGGGGGCATGGTATGTACTCAATCTCCTTCTGCCAACAGAATCCTTTCCTCTCTGCAATAATTTTAGATCGGCCATCAATAACGCCATTTACAGAGGAGATGGTTGAACAGTACGGTATGACTGACCGCATATCCGTGGTAGCAGGGGATATGCATACAGATATCCCGGGATCTGGGTATGACATTGTATTTGTGTCGCACATCCTGTATCACTGTACGGACATACCCACATTACTCCGGAACATTATCAAAAAGATGAATCCCGGTGGTCTCTTTGTCTCAAATCACAAATTTGCCGACGACTGGATTATTCCGGAGAACGATACAACATCTGCCCTGGATATGATGGTGACCAGGGATCACCACCGCATGATATCTGATGAAGAATTTACGTCCTATCTGGAATCAGCAGGATTGTCAGATATCACGAGCACCAGGGTGAGGGCAAGCACTGGGTTTTCAAGACTCCATCTTGGAATGCGAGTTCATCAGTAG
- a CDS encoding methyltransferase domain-containing protein, producing MKSSENIQTLLECWNSSVSGTEPVTDESQADRWNRRASTFGNDHDPEKRAKKTVDFFSLLSEAGFSPEGSRVLDIGCGPGSLSLPLAEAGADVTAIDISSRMLERLADTATERGISIRTLVCSWWSADIDLLNLRNSFDLVIASMTPGIKDVETFDRMVACSRGYCYYSSYMKNGPNKIPADLYHRVMGELPHSRPFSSGFFYPFMYLYAQGIHPLVRMYRKTVRYEESWEEAAERATEDMQHGKVLSQESKNKIMEYYKKSSVNGRYSSEDEMYNAMMVWSAHSPEI from the coding sequence ATGAAATCCTCTGAAAATATACAAACCCTGTTAGAATGTTGGAACTCATCGGTATCAGGAACAGAACCGGTTACTGATGAGAGCCAGGCAGACCGGTGGAACCGGCGTGCATCAACCTTCGGCAACGATCATGATCCTGAGAAGCGAGCTAAAAAGACCGTAGACTTTTTTAGCCTTCTGAGTGAAGCAGGATTTTCACCAGAAGGTTCGCGGGTTTTAGACATAGGCTGTGGACCTGGATCACTTTCACTTCCCCTGGCAGAGGCAGGTGCAGATGTCACTGCCATCGATATATCATCCAGAATGCTCGAACGTCTTGCAGATACAGCAACAGAAAGAGGCATTTCTATCAGAACGCTTGTATGTTCATGGTGGTCTGCAGATATCGATCTTCTGAACCTCCGAAACTCATTCGACCTGGTAATCGCTTCCATGACACCCGGAATAAAAGATGTCGAGACGTTTGACCGGATGGTGGCATGTTCACGGGGATACTGTTACTACAGCAGTTACATGAAGAATGGCCCCAATAAAATACCGGCTGACCTCTATCACCGTGTCATGGGGGAGTTGCCACATTCAAGGCCTTTTTCTTCAGGTTTTTTCTATCCGTTTATGTATCTCTATGCACAGGGTATTCATCCTCTTGTCAGAATGTACCGCAAGACAGTACGATACGAGGAATCCTGGGAAGAAGCAGCCGAGCGGGCTACAGAAGATATGCAGCATGGAAAAGTTCTCTCTCAGGAATCCAAAAATAAGATTATGGAGTATTATAAAAAATCATCCGTAAATGGGAGATATTCTTCTGAGGATGAGATGTATAATGCTATGATGGTCTGGTCTGCTCATAGTCCAGAGATCTAA
- a CDS encoding FmdE family protein yields MSTIDTLLQKAKEFHGEICPGIVMGTRMTMAGMRELGLDPLTKTHDLIVYVEIDRCATDAIQAITGVSLGHRSLKHMNYGKFAATFINTATGKAVRVAALPKNPNQPKDMKEVANMICNAPEEEIFTIKNVKITIPKEDMPGFPTHKDVCSRCGEEIMDSKEVIIEGKAVCKNCVQGSYYTVL; encoded by the coding sequence ATGAGCACTATTGATACCCTCTTACAGAAAGCAAAGGAGTTCCATGGAGAGATATGCCCGGGAATTGTAATGGGAACCAGAATGACCATGGCCGGTATGCGGGAACTGGGACTGGATCCCCTCACCAAGACCCATGATCTCATCGTGTATGTTGAGATAGACCGGTGCGCAACAGATGCCATACAGGCAATCACCGGAGTATCCCTCGGTCACCGTTCACTCAAGCACATGAACTATGGGAAGTTTGCAGCAACCTTTATTAATACGGCAACAGGCAAGGCGGTCCGTGTTGCTGCGCTTCCGAAAAATCCTAACCAGCCCAAGGATATGAAAGAGGTCGCAAATATGATCTGCAATGCTCCTGAGGAAGAGATCTTCACGATCAAGAATGTGAAGATCACTATCCCGAAGGAGGACATGCCCGGATTCCCCACCCACAAGGATGTCTGCAGTCGCTGTGGTGAGGAGATAATGGACAGCAAAGAGGTCATAATCGAGGGGAAGGCGGTCTGCAAAAACTGTGTACAGGGATCGTATTACACGGTCCTCTGA
- a CDS encoding molybdopterin molybdotransferase MoeA has product MIIIPRIFVHSELIPLSKATQIVFESFSHQDRQTSLSVMDACGRILASPVFSNRTHPPQILAGPDGIAVKSEDTSEAGEDRPVELNVPRVNTGMPVPDGFNAVLPIEEVMHITGDRYKIHTPVTPYQNTIQAGSDIGKGDMVMDSGHLVNPFDIGALLTYGIRSVTVKDWKIGLIATGDEIVPPNKSPLPGQIVDTNSSMVSMYLRQHGVTPVIAPITPDDPVCLAQELDQLANDCDMVLIFGGSSAGSKDFTADAMKETGTLLFHGVAMAPGKPVSLARIHGTPVFGMPGPSIGSLVVLYELVYPLLRQWGVPIPPDTCINGVLTAPVSSFDGFDMFLMMSVQADEEKVFISPVGRRFGQMMGVRANAILHKKAGTVDIQAGEEVEVKVIRSLLNT; this is encoded by the coding sequence GTGATAATTATTCCACGCATATTTGTTCATTCAGAACTTATCCCGCTTTCAAAGGCTACACAGATAGTATTTGAATCATTCTCCCATCAGGATCGTCAGACATCACTTTCTGTAATGGATGCGTGTGGCAGAATTCTGGCATCTCCCGTATTCTCAAACCGGACACATCCTCCACAGATCCTAGCCGGACCGGACGGGATTGCGGTTAAAAGTGAAGACACCTCAGAAGCAGGAGAAGACAGACCAGTGGAACTCAATGTGCCACGGGTCAACACCGGGATGCCAGTACCTGATGGATTTAACGCTGTATTACCCATAGAAGAAGTTATGCATATTACAGGTGACAGATATAAAATCCATACACCGGTGACCCCATACCAGAATACCATCCAGGCGGGATCAGACATAGGAAAAGGAGATATGGTGATGGATAGCGGGCATCTTGTAAATCCTTTTGATATCGGCGCCCTCCTTACATATGGGATCAGGAGCGTTACAGTAAAAGACTGGAAAATCGGACTTATCGCTACCGGCGATGAGATAGTGCCCCCTAATAAAAGCCCGCTTCCCGGACAGATTGTTGACACCAATTCATCCATGGTTTCAATGTACTTGAGACAACACGGAGTGACTCCGGTAATTGCACCTATCACCCCAGACGATCCAGTGTGTCTGGCCCAGGAACTTGATCAACTCGCAAATGATTGTGACATGGTGCTAATCTTCGGTGGTTCATCAGCCGGATCCAAGGATTTCACAGCCGATGCAATGAAAGAGACGGGAACACTACTCTTTCACGGAGTTGCGATGGCACCGGGAAAACCCGTTTCACTGGCCCGGATTCATGGAACGCCAGTATTTGGAATGCCGGGTCCCTCTATTGGATCCCTGGTTGTTCTGTATGAACTGGTGTACCCGTTACTCAGACAATGGGGAGTTCCAATTCCACCAGACACCTGTATCAATGGTGTTCTTACCGCCCCAGTCTCATCATTTGACGGGTTTGACATGTTTCTTATGATGTCAGTTCAGGCTGATGAAGAAAAGGTATTCATATCACCCGTTGGGCGAAGATTCGGGCAGATGATGGGTGTAAGGGCCAATGCCATCTTACATAAAAAGGCCGGAACGGTTGATATTCAGGCTGGAGAAGAGGTTGAGGTGAAAGTGATCAGATCACTGTTGAACACCTGA
- a CDS encoding ABC transporter substrate-binding protein, producing the protein MTSKNVLTIIGIMLLFGMLIPGLSADTTNHTITDLAGRSVDIPSDVQHVAALVGPSYEKIFLLGSADKISVMPPFPKQMPWAAKIIPNLNKIPSMASFQDPNVEELMKQKIDVVFFWDYPKPLEKMAESGIPVVVTQPSTPEGQAQSVDQFRDMIKNEVSTFGSVLGPDAKARADAYNQYFDEKVERILKVTSTIPDSERPSVYYVRGPDALTTHGKNSYTQWWVNLAGGKLVSSDITEMVPKVSMEQVISWNPDIIVMGRVNSTSLIMNDPKWKDVSAVKAGKVYTNPEGVMYWDYSSEGVLLLEYLAKLFHPDKFADLDMKTEIKDYYSKFYNYTLTDDEAGRILDHMPPA; encoded by the coding sequence ATGACTTCAAAGAATGTATTGACAATTATTGGGATTATGCTCCTTTTTGGGATGCTCATCCCTGGGTTATCTGCAGATACAACAAACCATACAATTACGGATCTCGCCGGAAGATCGGTTGATATTCCGTCAGATGTTCAACATGTAGCAGCCCTAGTTGGGCCGTCATATGAAAAAATCTTCCTCCTCGGTTCAGCAGACAAAATTTCTGTAATGCCGCCGTTCCCCAAGCAGATGCCTTGGGCTGCGAAGATTATTCCAAACCTGAATAAGATCCCTTCGATGGCTTCGTTCCAGGATCCTAATGTTGAAGAATTGATGAAGCAGAAGATTGATGTAGTATTCTTCTGGGATTATCCAAAACCACTGGAGAAGATGGCCGAATCAGGTATCCCTGTGGTAGTCACACAACCATCCACTCCCGAAGGGCAGGCACAGTCTGTGGACCAGTTCAGGGATATGATCAAGAACGAGGTCAGCACCTTTGGGTCTGTTTTGGGTCCAGATGCAAAAGCTCGAGCTGATGCGTATAACCAGTACTTTGACGAGAAGGTTGAGAGGATTCTGAAGGTGACTTCAACGATCCCTGATAGCGAACGCCCGTCTGTGTATTATGTCCGTGGGCCAGATGCTCTGACTACTCATGGAAAGAACTCGTATACACAGTGGTGGGTGAACCTTGCAGGTGGCAAACTGGTCTCATCTGACATCACTGAGATGGTTCCGAAAGTCTCGATGGAACAGGTCATCTCATGGAACCCTGATATCATCGTTATGGGCAGGGTGAACTCAACCTCTCTGATCATGAACGATCCGAAGTGGAAGGATGTATCTGCAGTCAAAGCCGGAAAGGTGTACACCAATCCGGAAGGAGTAATGTACTGGGATTATTCAAGTGAAGGAGTTCTTCTGCTTGAGTACCTGGCAAAGTTGTTCCACCCAGACAAATTTGCAGATCTCGATATGAAGACAGAGATTAAGGATTATTATTCAAAGTTCTACAACTACACCCTCACTGATGATGAGGCTGGAAGAATTCTGGATCACATGCCACCGGCCTGA
- a CDS encoding methyl-accepting chemotaxis protein, with translation MTELYQPVIKIADTESLQTIIDSIPIATLIIGPQGTFIDCNKETLRIFDASDRNDIIGKPPNILSPPKQRNGTDTASETGRLIKKAMNTGSTTFYWDHITLKKKVFPARVTLKPILYGGEQCLLTTVTDMSKQIRIEENKALINQNPYALLKLNPDLTIAEVNPAFIKISGYKWEDWIGRSLTDFKVIRRDGPTVTDAIKTKTVVSGTIVVDFPNGIKNMEYSYVPVFDPEGNLILIYDIFADLTELVQKINESTALVVDNPASIITMDTSGKILTVNPSFLDLCRMPEKQLLSMKVQEFNITGREGQSFTDALTSKKPGKGRLTVDFGWGVKTLDFTYIPIIDANGNVIRMVAMYIDISDQVAYVEEIQTFIQENPNAILMLDTDLNITDSNPAFTKILGYSYEESLRMKLTDIKVRERVGPTIKEAIQTKQSARGTLVADCPTGIRHLDYVYIPITDKKGTVIRLIEIFSDMTAIRSLISYLERSVEMVQQNISSLAKGDTTFSMKTLDADEHSAAAREQFVKIGEAVETARQAITRLVSDSEAIVKAAIAGNITFRSDPSVHEGDYRTVIEGMNQTLDSITTPVYESMKIAEAYSNYNFGVRFDQKIEVKGEWVQFRDALNNIGIKVSEAVSLINKNVSDLASRAEQANASVEEVIAGAQQIATNAGKVSQNSEQGGDGISQVLRAMEDLNETVGAVSRKADSVSVASNEANELAKGGINLAHRSEKAMGDITISAEEVDSIVSGINAEMDEIGKIVRLISDIASQTNLLALNAAIEAARAGDAGRGFAVVAAEVKSLALDSRKSAETIEDLITKLQVKAKQATEAMEKSTTSVMEGSNALADTLTAFNRIAETIGEINNNTVEVASASEEQAASVEEVTASIQEVANLIQNTSQEAGDAAAATEEASASLDEIGRIMTGVVDIVENVSGEMAKFKIA, from the coding sequence ATGACCGAACTATACCAGCCAGTGATCAAAATAGCAGACACAGAATCACTTCAGACAATTATTGATTCAATACCAATTGCAACCCTGATAATCGGGCCGCAGGGGACGTTTATTGATTGCAATAAAGAGACACTCCGTATCTTTGATGCATCTGACAGAAACGATATCATAGGAAAACCACCGAACATCCTCTCACCACCCAAGCAAAGGAACGGAACTGACACCGCATCAGAGACAGGCCGTCTGATAAAAAAGGCGATGAACACAGGTTCAACAACATTTTACTGGGACCACATCACCCTGAAGAAGAAGGTGTTTCCTGCCAGGGTCACCCTGAAACCGATCCTGTATGGCGGAGAACAATGCCTCCTGACAACAGTCACTGATATGTCAAAACAGATCAGGATTGAAGAGAACAAAGCACTGATAAACCAGAACCCCTACGCCCTTCTCAAACTCAACCCTGACCTGACCATCGCTGAAGTCAACCCTGCATTCATAAAAATATCAGGATATAAATGGGAGGACTGGATTGGTAGATCACTTACCGACTTTAAGGTTATCAGACGTGATGGCCCTACGGTCACAGATGCAATAAAAACAAAGACCGTAGTATCAGGAACGATCGTTGTTGATTTTCCAAACGGCATCAAAAACATGGAATACTCCTATGTTCCGGTTTTTGATCCTGAAGGTAACCTTATCCTGATCTATGATATCTTTGCTGATCTTACAGAACTTGTTCAAAAGATCAACGAATCTACCGCACTTGTTGTAGACAATCCTGCCTCCATCATCACCATGGATACGTCTGGCAAAATCCTTACAGTAAACCCATCGTTTTTAGATCTCTGTAGAATGCCTGAAAAGCAGTTGCTCTCCATGAAGGTGCAGGAATTCAATATCACCGGGCGTGAAGGACAATCTTTCACCGATGCCCTTACCTCAAAAAAGCCTGGAAAAGGAAGACTAACAGTAGACTTTGGCTGGGGAGTAAAAACGCTTGATTTCACGTATATCCCGATCATCGATGCAAATGGCAATGTTATTCGTATGGTTGCGATGTACATCGATATCTCTGACCAGGTGGCATACGTTGAAGAGATCCAGACATTTATCCAGGAGAATCCAAATGCAATCCTCATGCTGGATACTGATCTGAATATCACAGACAGTAACCCGGCTTTCACAAAGATACTTGGATACAGCTACGAGGAGAGCCTTCGGATGAAACTTACAGATATCAAGGTCAGAGAAAGAGTAGGTCCGACCATCAAGGAGGCAATTCAGACCAAACAGTCGGCCCGGGGGACCCTGGTTGCAGATTGTCCAACAGGAATCCGGCATCTTGACTATGTTTACATTCCTATCACAGACAAGAAAGGTACTGTGATCCGGCTGATTGAGATCTTCTCTGATATGACCGCCATCAGATCGCTCATCTCATACCTTGAACGATCAGTCGAGATGGTCCAGCAGAATATCAGTTCACTGGCAAAAGGGGATACGACCTTCAGTATGAAGACTCTGGATGCAGATGAACATTCTGCAGCAGCTCGGGAGCAGTTTGTCAAGATAGGAGAAGCAGTAGAGACTGCACGTCAGGCGATCACCCGTCTCGTCTCTGATTCTGAAGCCATAGTAAAGGCGGCAATTGCCGGGAACATTACGTTCAGGTCAGATCCCTCAGTTCATGAGGGTGATTACCGCACAGTGATCGAGGGGATGAATCAGACTCTTGATTCTATTACAACTCCGGTCTATGAGTCGATGAAGATCGCTGAGGCATATTCAAACTATAACTTTGGAGTGCGGTTTGATCAGAAGATAGAGGTCAAAGGTGAATGGGTTCAGTTCAGAGATGCTCTGAATAATATCGGCATCAAAGTGTCAGAAGCGGTCTCCCTCATCAACAAGAACGTCTCTGATCTTGCATCACGTGCAGAACAGGCAAATGCCAGTGTAGAAGAGGTCATTGCCGGGGCACAGCAGATAGCAACCAATGCAGGTAAAGTCAGTCAGAACTCTGAACAGGGAGGAGACGGGATCTCACAGGTTCTTCGGGCGATGGAGGATCTCAACGAGACCGTCGGAGCCGTATCCAGAAAGGCTGATTCTGTATCTGTAGCTTCAAACGAGGCGAATGAACTGGCTAAAGGTGGAATCAATCTTGCTCACAGATCTGAAAAAGCCATGGGTGATATCACCATCTCAGCCGAGGAGGTTGACTCGATCGTTTCAGGGATCAATGCAGAGATGGACGAGATCGGAAAGATCGTTCGGTTGATATCAGATATCGCCAGCCAGACCAATCTTCTCGCCCTCAATGCAGCTATTGAGGCTGCCCGGGCCGGGGATGCCGGAAGGGGGTTTGCGGTTGTTGCTGCTGAAGTCAAGTCTCTCGCTCTTGACTCACGCAAATCTGCTGAGACAATAGAAGATCTGATCACAAAACTTCAGGTGAAAGCGAAGCAGGCAACAGAGGCGATGGAGAAGTCTACAACCTCTGTTATGGAAGGGAGCAATGCCCTTGCAGATACACTGACTGCCTTTAACAGGATTGCAGAGACCATCGGTGAGATCAACAACAACACAGTCGAGGTAGCCTCTGCATCAGAGGAGCAGGCTGCATCAGTTGAGGAAGTGACTGCAAGTATACAGGAGGTTGCGAACCTGATTCAGAACACCTCACAGGAGGCAGGGGATGCTGCAGCAGCAACCGAGGAGGCGAGTGCTTCACTCGATGAGATCGGGCGGATCATGACCGGTGTGGTTGATATCGTCGAGAACGTCTCCGGTGAGATGGCCAAGTTTAAAATAGCCTGA
- a CDS encoding DUF364 domain-containing protein gives MTKQPEPDQILNDTIALLREGLPEPLSTITLENVVVGVFFTGVKLSNGYGGICFTPVDLIPEAVCCTTAASAMPYCGNLQGVSLEKILTHISSHAPLVRAVLISIVNALSAWYLDICPEGTYQIEENKDAFDLVDEIDPNKPVVVVGALWPVIHRLKQRGASYRIFELNQSALREDEMPFFVLPEQQDSVLADAGCVVMTGATMVTGTTEALLSRIPEGVPVIIGGPTISMIPDFLFEMGVTAIGGDIVTDPDSLLTTIMQGGSGYHFFGKSAKKILIRKV, from the coding sequence ATGACTAAACAACCAGAACCAGATCAGATCCTGAACGATACCATTGCATTGCTTCGGGAGGGATTGCCTGAACCCCTGAGTACAATCACGCTTGAGAATGTTGTTGTCGGCGTATTCTTCACAGGAGTGAAACTGAGCAACGGGTATGGAGGGATCTGTTTCACTCCTGTTGATCTCATCCCCGAGGCGGTCTGCTGTACAACGGCTGCAAGTGCAATGCCCTATTGCGGGAACCTGCAGGGAGTGTCACTTGAGAAGATCCTGACCCATATATCCTCACATGCTCCACTGGTGAGAGCCGTGCTGATCAGCATCGTTAACGCCCTCTCTGCCTGGTATCTGGATATCTGCCCTGAAGGAACCTATCAGATCGAGGAGAACAAGGATGCATTTGATCTGGTCGATGAGATCGATCCAAATAAACCGGTGGTGGTCGTAGGAGCACTCTGGCCTGTGATTCACCGCCTCAAGCAACGGGGAGCATCATACCGGATCTTTGAACTGAACCAAAGCGCACTGCGCGAGGATGAAATGCCATTCTTTGTTTTACCGGAGCAGCAGGATTCAGTTCTTGCAGATGCAGGATGTGTTGTAATGACCGGTGCAACGATGGTGACCGGGACAACCGAGGCTCTCCTTTCGAGAATACCAGAAGGAGTTCCGGTCATCATCGGTGGGCCGACAATCAGTATGATCCCGGATTTTCTCTTTGAGATGGGAGTGACCGCAATCGGCGGTGATATCGTTACGGATCCCGACAGTCTGCTCACAACCATCATGCAGGGAGGATCAGGGTATCATTTCTTTGGAAAATCTGCAAAAAAGATCCTTATCAGAAAGGTCTGA
- a CDS encoding class I SAM-dependent methyltransferase translates to MIDITTIDWNEAWKKPEEGEKGKKLFISCADRWSEKERCERFNRSAKENNWQASRARIEGMNITPDARILDIGSGPGTLTIPLAGLVREVTAVEPSAFMRECLSSNITQAGLKNVIVVPKKWEDVDITTDLNAPYDIVVASYSLGFPDLREGLQMMEQVSCSYVYIFWFADMLSPWQKNYGDIWEDLYGIPFKKYQKPNIIFNLLHQMGIYANVEITKEVHQQKFASMDEAVSDQGAGLNLETPEQYSVLREYLEKRLQQQDGQYVMSSISPRAKIWWKKD, encoded by the coding sequence ATGATTGATATTACAACAATAGACTGGAATGAGGCCTGGAAAAAACCTGAAGAGGGGGAGAAAGGGAAGAAATTATTTATCAGTTGTGCAGACCGCTGGTCTGAAAAAGAGAGGTGTGAGCGCTTCAACCGTTCTGCAAAAGAGAACAACTGGCAGGCTTCCCGGGCACGAATTGAAGGGATGAATATTACCCCTGATGCACGGATACTTGATATCGGCTCAGGACCTGGAACCCTTACAATTCCCCTTGCAGGCCTCGTCAGGGAGGTTACTGCAGTTGAACCATCCGCGTTTATGCGTGAATGTCTCTCCTCAAATATTACACAAGCCGGCCTGAAGAATGTGATCGTGGTTCCAAAGAAGTGGGAGGATGTGGATATTACCACTGATTTGAATGCCCCCTATGATATCGTGGTTGCTTCTTACTCGCTCGGATTTCCCGATCTCCGGGAGGGACTCCAGATGATGGAGCAGGTGTCTTGCTCTTACGTGTACATCTTCTGGTTTGCAGACATGCTCTCACCCTGGCAGAAGAATTACGGAGATATCTGGGAAGACCTGTATGGGATACCGTTCAAAAAATACCAGAAACCAAACATCATCTTTAACCTGCTCCACCAGATGGGCATCTATGCAAACGTGGAGATCACCAAGGAGGTGCACCAGCAGAAGTTTGCATCGATGGACGAGGCAGTCAGCGATCAGGGGGCTGGCCTCAATCTTGAGACTCCGGAACAGTACTCCGTGCTCAGGGAGTACCTTGAGAAGAGACTACAACAGCAGGACGGCCAGTATGTGATGAGCAGCATCTCTCCAAGGGCAAAGATCTGGTGGAAAAAAGATTAA
- a CDS encoding ABC transporter substrate-binding protein gives MNLRTIAVFVIMLMVMSIPVSVLAEANQTQTITDMAGRSVTIPAHITSVLGTSPPTTMLIYMIAPDKLLGWNSNNTGYLPAKYLSLPAVGGWFGGKEGNYESFLSMHPDIILEGYNQQGDMKATVDARQEKVGELPVVGVENSVDALGYSEPIRFMGELLGESEQADKMISFYESVLKEVQKKVEIIPDSKKVTVYQAAGSDGLTTEVRGSPHSQLIDVAGGINVVDQPLTDAFGEVKVSMEQVMTWNPEVIIVEDANLYKKMFTDPSWSQIKAVKDKRVYLTPKTPFSWYDHPPGVNRIIGIPWTAKMLYPDEFKDMDLNQFIKDFHSLFLHYDISDDQIKAALNPDAS, from the coding sequence ATGAATTTGCGAACAATTGCGGTTTTTGTAATAATGCTGATGGTGATGAGCATACCGGTCTCAGTCTTGGCTGAAGCGAACCAGACTCAGACGATTACTGACATGGCCGGAAGGTCTGTAACAATCCCGGCACATATCACGAGTGTGCTCGGTACTTCTCCGCCAACCACGATGCTCATTTACATGATTGCACCAGACAAGTTACTTGGATGGAATTCTAATAACACCGGGTATCTGCCAGCAAAATACCTGAGTCTACCTGCTGTCGGAGGATGGTTTGGAGGGAAGGAAGGAAATTATGAGTCTTTTCTCTCAATGCACCCAGATATCATCCTTGAAGGATACAACCAGCAGGGTGATATGAAGGCCACTGTTGATGCAAGACAGGAAAAGGTCGGTGAACTGCCTGTTGTCGGAGTTGAGAACAGCGTTGACGCTCTTGGATACTCTGAGCCGATCAGGTTTATGGGTGAACTACTCGGAGAATCAGAGCAGGCAGACAAGATGATCTCCTTTTATGAATCTGTTCTGAAAGAAGTCCAGAAAAAGGTGGAAATAATCCCTGATAGTAAGAAGGTCACAGTGTACCAGGCGGCTGGATCTGACGGGCTTACAACCGAGGTTAGAGGATCACCTCATTCACAACTGATTGATGTGGCAGGCGGAATAAACGTCGTTGATCAGCCTCTGACAGATGCGTTCGGAGAAGTGAAAGTCTCGATGGAGCAGGTAATGACCTGGAATCCTGAAGTCATCATTGTTGAAGATGCCAACCTGTACAAAAAGATGTTTACTGACCCTTCATGGTCACAGATCAAAGCGGTCAAGGACAAACGGGTTTATCTGACACCGAAGACTCCATTCAGCTGGTATGATCACCCACCTGGTGTGAACCGTATCATCGGGATACCCTGGACAGCAAAGATGCTCTATCCTGACGAGTTCAAGGATATGGATCTGAATCAGTTCATAAAGGATTTCCACTCACTATTCCTGCATTATGATATCAGCGATGATCAGATCAAAGCTGCTCTTAATCCGGATGCATCCTGA